The following are encoded together in the Monodelphis domestica isolate mMonDom1 chromosome 5, mMonDom1.pri, whole genome shotgun sequence genome:
- the LYZ gene encoding lysozyme C yields the protein MKVLILLGLVFLPMLAHGKVYERCELARILKQNGMDGYRGISLANWVCLAKWESNYNTRVTNYNSRDRSTDYGIFQINSRYWCNDGKTPRAVNACGISCRDLLTDNISKAITCAKRVVRDPSGIRAWVAWRNRCQGKNLSSYIQGCRL from the exons ATGAAGGTCCTGATTCTTTTGGGTCTTGTCTTCCTCCCCATGCTAGCTCATGGCAAGGTCTACGAAAGATGTGAATTGGCAAGAATCCTGAAGCAAAATGGGATGGATGGCTACAGAGGTATCAGCCTGGCCAACT GGGTGTGCTTGGCAAAATGGGAAAGCAATTATAACACACGAGTCACAAACTACAACTCTAGAGATCGAAGCACAGATTATGGAATATTTCAGATCAACAGTCGCTACTGGTGCAATGATGGGAAGACCCCTAGAGCTGTGAATGCGTGTGGCATCTCATGTAGAG ATCTTTTAACAGATAATATCAGCAAAGCTATAACCTGTGCAAAGAGGGTTGTCCGTGATCCCAGTGGCATTCGGGCATG GGTGGCATGGAGAAACCGTTGCCAAGGAAAGAATCTTTCCTCTTATATCCAAGGTTGCCGTCTTTAG